The genomic DNA GATCTCCTACCGTATTCAAAAACTTCCTGTCATGAGATATACAGATGAAACCTCTCTTCTGATTTTTTAGATACTGTCCTATTAATTTTCTGGATTCAATATCCAGATGATTTGTAGGTTCATCTATCAGGGGAAAACTGTTTTTCTTCAAAAATAATGAGATTAACTGTATCTTCGTTTTTTCTCCCCCGCTCAAGGAGTTGTAAAACCGATTTAAAATATCGAGGTCCAAATTTATATTCAATAGCTCTTTTTCTATTAAACTTTCAATTTGGTAACCGTCTAATTCTCTGTATTTTTCCTCGACTTCCCCGTATTTAATCAAGTTATCCTGGGTTGGATCTAATAATAATTTTTCCATCTCATCTTCATAGAGTTTATAAGGCCCCAGGTTATCTTTAATAAAGTCCAATACCCTGGTACTCTCATTTACTTTCTGCTGGAAAGAAAAATTAAAAAATGTTTTATCACACTTTATTTCCCCGCCATCTTTAATCAGTTCACCATCTATTAACTTTAACAGTGTACTCTTTCCTCTGCCGTTTTTCCCATAAATTATAGTTTTCCAGGATGTATCGATCTCTATATTTAACTTACTGAATATCTCCTTATAGGGATTTTCATAGGAAAAACTTAAATTTGTTATATTTATTTTATTCAAAATATCACTCACCTCATATTAATTTATTTTAGGTAAATTAAGGCTATAATAAAACAGTGATATATTATTTTCTGCTTAAATTATAGTCCTATTATTGCAGTTTCCATATTTAAATCACCTCCCCTTATTATTTCTTGTAACTTTTTCAATATACTAGTTATTTTTTCTTTTGTCAATTAAAAAACATTATCATACAAAAACAGCAGACGGGCACATTCAAGAAACCTCCTCATTCTTATGGAATATTTAAGTGAACAAAGAAAAAAGATTTTTATCTGTGTAGATTAAAGGGTTTTCAGTGTATCTCAAAGAGATCCGTGTTCAAAGGATTTAAAAGAAATCGAACACTGATGCTGTCGCATACACGGAAGAAACTCTGATGATCGCTGGATTTTTGTTTTTGGGTTAAAACCAAGAGAAAGTATTTTAAATTTATGTAGGGGGTAATTCATGAATTACCCGTACGATAACATATTCCTTTCTCCCTGGCATTTAAAAATAATTTTCATTTTTCTTCGGAGAATCGCTATAGTTTTCTCTATTATTAGAGAAAACGCCAATAAGGAAGGAGTAAGAAGAAAGTTCCAAGGATTCCGCCCTTGATACGGCCCCTTTCTTGTCTTGATACAAGATAAGGGGGAAAGAAAATCAAGAAGGTTTCTTACACTTCCTCGTTATGTTTTCCCCTAAATGGGGAAGACGAAGCAATAACCTCTGTCACAATCGTCATTGAGAAACACTACTGCCGAAGCGGAACGACTATAAACTTCGGATTTTAAAAGTGTTAATCATTACTGCTTTGGTTTCTTTTTTGGAAGAGAAACCATAAAAAAGAAGAGTGAAAGAATCTAAAAAGAGGCAGACCCCATTAGGATCTGCCTCTCTAAATTCTAGTTAAATTTCTTAGCTACTAAATTTTTAATCAAATCTTCATTTGGAATATAAGGCAGGGTAATATGGTCCGTTCCTACATTATTTTTATTGTATTCCATAGATGTAGTGATGGAGTTCTTATTTCTAGCCCAAGCACGTCTGGCCACTCCTCCCATTACATCCCACGGCATAGCCTGATACAGGATGTCGTCGACTCTCTTAGACCCGTCTAACACCATTCCAAATCCACCGTTGATGGATTTTCCTATACCTACTCCTCCACCATTGTGAAGAGCTATTAAACTCATTCCACGAGCCGCATTTCCGGCAAAACAATGGGTAGCCATATCTGCCATTATATTTGATCCATCCTTGATATTAGAAGTTTCTCTAAAGGGTGAGTCTGTTCCTGATACATCATGATGATCACGTCCAAGCATGATAGGACCGACCTCTCCATTTCTTACCATTTCATTGAATTTCAATGCAATGTTGGTTCTTCCCATGGCATCCTGGTACAGGATTCTGGCCTGGGTTCCTACTACTAATCCATTTTTATCGGCGTCTCTTACCCAGATATAGTTATCTCTGTCCTGGTATCTTCTGTTAGGATCGATACAGCTCATAGCAGCTGCATCTGTTTTTAAAAGATCTTCTTTTTTTCCGCTCAGGCAGACCCATCTAAATGGCCCGTACCCGTAATCAAATAACTCAGGTCCCAATACATCTTCTACATATGAAGGATAGATGAACCCGCCTTTATCGTCCCTGCCATTTTTAGAGATCTCTTTTACCCCGGCATCATAGACAGATTTTAAGAAAGCATTTCCATAGTCAAAGAAATACGTACCTTGTTCAGTCAATCTTTTTATCACATTGTAGTGACTTACCAGTGTAGTATTTACCAATTCTATAAATTTATCTTTATCCTCTGCTAACAGCCTGGTTCTCTCTTCAAAAGAAATTCCCTGCGGGCAGTACCCACCGTCATAAACTGCATGACAAGAAGTCTGGTCAGACAGTAGATCAATATTTATATTATT from Psychrilyobacter piezotolerans includes the following:
- a CDS encoding urocanate hydratase, with amino-acid sequence MFTNNDIKDAMTIKLTDIPKETPKFDSKYRRAPKRSLTLSQDEVELAIKNALRYIPEEFHAELAPEFLEELYETGRIYGYRFRPEGRLSGKSIDEYKGKCMEGKAFQVMMDNNLDFDICLYPYELVTYGETGQVCQNWMQYQLIKRYLEELTQDQTLVIQSGHPMGLFRSHPSAPRTIITNALMVGMFDDDENYIRAAALGVANYGQMTAGGWMYIGPQGIVHGTYSTILNAGRLFLGVPQDGDLKGKLFVTSGLGGMSGAQGKAVEIANGVGIIAEVDYSRIETRHSQGWVSSIASSPKEAFDQVEAYFKAEKPAAIAFHGNIVDLLEYAADNNINIDLLSDQTSCHAVYDGGYCPQGISFEERTRLLAEDKDKFIELVNTTLVSHYNVIKRLTEQGTYFFDYGNAFLKSVYDAGVKEISKNGRDDKGGFIYPSYVEDVLGPELFDYGYGPFRWVCLSGKKEDLLKTDAAAMSCIDPNRRYQDRDNYIWVRDADKNGLVVGTQARILYQDAMGRTNIALKFNEMVRNGEVGPIMLGRDHHDVSGTDSPFRETSNIKDGSNIMADMATHCFAGNAARGMSLIALHNGGGVGIGKSINGGFGMVLDGSKRVDDILYQAMPWDVMGGVARRAWARNKNSITTSMEYNKNNVGTDHITLPYIPNEDLIKNLVAKKFN